The following coding sequences lie in one Metallumcola ferriviriculae genomic window:
- a CDS encoding M20 family metallopeptidase, translating to MDNILVDLTSQLIRFKTTTKDNVNIAAEYCANWLNRNEVKAEILENQGLKIVLATIGDKGPTIILNGHLDVVPGQTSDFYPRVIGNKLFGRGSYDMLGANAALLLLISELSKLTLGCKVILTLVPDEEVGGKLGTGFLVRKGIRGDIAICAEPTNLNIALQAKGVLQVNLEIEGIAAHGSRPWLGENAILKGLNVYKNIETLDFLKASSQYFLKPSLNLAKIHGGGVVNQVPDSCNLTLDIRYLPGQNPQHILENIKTETPHTKVTVISNAAPVKTNKNNIYLSQLRKDAETILGRPIKFFGQDGSADTRYFFEVGIPAVEFGPLGANHHGPDEYVEIDSLISFKDILKRFVMNLNRKGDENEAQ from the coding sequence ATGGATAATATTTTAGTTGATCTAACCAGTCAGCTAATTCGTTTTAAAACTACTACCAAAGATAATGTAAATATTGCAGCAGAATATTGTGCCAATTGGCTAAATCGAAACGAAGTGAAAGCGGAAATTTTAGAGAACCAGGGCCTAAAAATTGTTTTAGCTACTATTGGAGATAAAGGTCCAACAATTATACTAAACGGTCATTTAGATGTTGTGCCAGGACAAACGAGTGATTTCTATCCACGGGTAATAGGTAACAAACTTTTTGGCCGCGGGAGTTACGATATGTTAGGTGCCAACGCTGCCTTGCTTCTGTTAATTTCTGAACTTTCTAAATTAACTTTAGGGTGTAAAGTAATTCTAACTTTAGTACCGGATGAAGAAGTAGGCGGTAAGCTGGGAACTGGTTTTTTAGTTCGCAAGGGTATACGTGGAGACATTGCAATTTGTGCTGAACCTACCAACCTTAATATTGCATTACAAGCTAAAGGTGTTTTGCAAGTAAATCTTGAAATTGAAGGCATTGCTGCCCACGGAAGTCGGCCATGGTTGGGCGAAAATGCTATTTTAAAGGGACTAAATGTTTATAAAAACATTGAAACATTAGATTTCCTGAAAGCAAGCAGCCAGTATTTTTTAAAGCCCTCCCTAAATTTAGCTAAGATACATGGTGGAGGGGTGGTTAATCAGGTTCCGGATAGTTGTAATCTAACATTAGACATTCGATATTTACCTGGTCAGAATCCGCAACATATTTTAGAGAACATAAAAACGGAAACACCTCACACTAAAGTAACAGTAATTAGTAATGCTGCTCCGGTAAAAACAAATAAAAATAATATTTATCTATCGCAATTGAGAAAGGACGCAGAAACTATTCTTGGTCGACCTATTAAGTTTTTTGGCCAAGACGGGTCAGCTGATACGCGGTACTTTTTCGAAGTAGGAATTCCAGCTGTAGAGTTTGGTCCCTTAGGAGCTAACCATCATGGGCCGGATGAATATGTGGAAATTGATTCTTTGATAAGCTTTAAGGATATTTTAAAGCGGTTTGTCATGAATTTAAATAGAAAGGGTGATGAAAATGAAGCTCAATAA
- a CDS encoding SDR family NAD(P)-dependent oxidoreductase produces MKLNNKVAVVTGAGSGNGRGIALSYLREGAAVVVADINEDGGKETVSLAPEDSRVISIRTDVTKKDEVENMVAQTIKEFGRIDILVNNAGIVSFTPFLELSEEEWDRVHDINLKGPFLCSQVVAKEMLKQNNGGRIINMTSVEAHVVVSSSGNCQPHYNSSKGGLTMLTKALASELASYGITVNSIAPGPIETPFTEMGLKNPAIKKWILEQVPVGRVGQPRDIANAAIFLALDESDFITGTTLFVDGGWTVK; encoded by the coding sequence ATGAAGCTCAATAATAAGGTTGCAGTTGTGACAGGAGCAGGTTCAGGTAATGGTAGGGGAATAGCATTGAGTTATTTGCGGGAAGGTGCTGCAGTCGTTGTAGCTGATATTAATGAGGATGGAGGTAAAGAGACCGTATCACTAGCGCCTGAGGACAGCCGAGTAATTTCTATAAGAACGGACGTAACAAAAAAGGACGAAGTGGAAAATATGGTTGCTCAGACAATTAAGGAGTTTGGTAGAATCGATATTCTAGTTAATAACGCCGGCATCGTTTCTTTTACTCCGTTTTTAGAATTGTCTGAAGAAGAGTGGGATAGAGTCCATGATATCAACCTTAAAGGGCCTTTCTTATGTTCTCAGGTCGTAGCTAAAGAAATGTTAAAGCAAAATAATGGGGGCAGGATTATTAACATGACTTCAGTAGAAGCTCATGTAGTAGTTTCCAGCAGCGGCAACTGTCAACCTCATTATAACTCGTCCAAAGGCGGGTTAACCATGCTGACTAAAGCCCTTGCATCGGAATTGGCTTCTTATGGTATTACAGTGAACAGTATCGCTCCGGGGCCGATTGAAACTCCGTTTACTGAAATGGGGTTGAAAAACCCGGCCATTAAAAAATGGATTTTAGAGCAAGTTCCGGTGGGAAGGGTGGGTCAGCCGCGTGACATTGCAAATGCAGCTATTTTTCTAGCCCTGGATGAATCTGATTTTATAACGGGTACTACATTGTTTGTGGACGGAGGGTGGACTGTAAAGTAA
- a CDS encoding APC family permease translates to MSNLTSENKAGLEHSPPQLKRELNLTGAVVMSAGLVIGVGLFTVSTNAVGFLGPSLLLGNLIALVVSVLTSLVYAELAAAWPFSGGSYAYAYESWGKYGPFAGFMMSMTIIGIYFAVGAEALAFANYFLSTVDFLGIWNVLQGGEIPFGTASVIASLLILVYTVVNWRGTKEVGLSQKVIMFSMWAMMAISIIVAAFTTIDFSNYHPFIPTWFDPGMFPLAATLIWWAYAGQEVIGTMGEEIEHPTVNIPRALILVPFVVFAVTTTMQWAIVGIIPDVRILQDAGAPFALALKAAGVGSIIFILFMLAEFLGNFSTVNPILMGGSRVLFALGRDGYLPPIIGKLSKRSVPGLAVWIYGISVIILVITKGLLYLAQFTAFLLLFLYGFIALTVIVARFTRPEVNRPFKTPLFPLIPLLVIAFAVWMVLSLPAEVIVSAFIWLGSTTVFFLIWINLPWGKEEREKSKYFRVESSLPPEPNKEEKEKLDQEFRGFSIKLGVVIFVCLIFYGITYILG, encoded by the coding sequence ATGAGTAACTTAACGTCTGAGAATAAAGCTGGATTAGAACATTCACCGCCGCAGCTAAAACGAGAGTTAAACCTTACTGGTGCCGTGGTTATGAGTGCCGGTTTGGTTATTGGTGTTGGTTTATTTACCGTTTCAACAAATGCAGTTGGCTTCTTGGGTCCTAGTCTGCTGTTGGGGAACTTAATTGCATTAGTGGTTAGTGTACTTACTTCACTGGTTTACGCAGAACTGGCGGCTGCTTGGCCTTTTTCAGGAGGAAGCTACGCTTACGCATATGAATCATGGGGTAAGTACGGGCCTTTTGCCGGTTTTATGATGTCAATGACCATTATTGGTATATATTTTGCAGTTGGTGCTGAAGCCTTAGCATTTGCCAATTATTTTTTGAGTACCGTTGATTTTCTTGGGATATGGAATGTTCTACAAGGGGGAGAAATTCCGTTTGGAACGGCCTCTGTTATTGCTTCTCTGCTCATTCTTGTATACACGGTAGTTAACTGGCGGGGTACTAAGGAAGTCGGTTTGTCACAAAAAGTTATAATGTTTTCAATGTGGGCAATGATGGCAATTTCTATTATTGTAGCTGCGTTTACTACAATAGATTTTAGTAACTATCATCCGTTTATACCAACTTGGTTTGATCCAGGTATGTTTCCATTGGCTGCAACTTTGATTTGGTGGGCTTATGCCGGACAAGAAGTTATTGGGACAATGGGCGAGGAAATAGAACATCCCACCGTCAATATACCTCGTGCTTTGATATTAGTTCCCTTTGTTGTATTTGCCGTAACCACCACTATGCAATGGGCGATTGTTGGGATCATTCCCGATGTGCGCATCTTACAGGATGCTGGGGCACCATTCGCTCTTGCTCTTAAAGCAGCCGGCGTTGGTTCAATTATCTTCATTTTGTTTATGCTGGCGGAATTTTTAGGCAACTTCTCAACAGTGAATCCAATTCTGATGGGAGGTTCGCGAGTCCTTTTTGCACTAGGCCGTGATGGGTACTTACCTCCCATAATCGGTAAACTTTCAAAACGTAGTGTGCCGGGACTAGCAGTTTGGATTTACGGTATAAGCGTAATAATTCTTGTTATTACCAAAGGATTACTCTACCTTGCACAATTTACTGCATTTTTACTCCTATTTTTGTATGGGTTTATCGCGCTAACTGTAATTGTAGCCCGTTTCACGCGGCCCGAAGTGAATAGACCGTTTAAAACTCCACTTTTTCCACTTATTCCTCTATTAGTAATTGCATTTGCTGTATGGATGGTTCTTAGTCTGCCAGCAGAAGTTATTGTTTCAGCTTTTATCTGGCTCGGGTCAACAACAGTATTTTTCCTGATTTGGATCAACCTTCCTTGGGGCAAAGAAGAACGTGAGAAATCAAAATACTTCAGAGTGGAATCCTCCCTACCCCCTGAACCAAATAAAGAAGAAAAAGAGAAGTTAGATCAAGAATTTCGCGGGTTTTCCATTAAACTGGGTGTAGTAATTTTTGTATGTCTAATCTTCTATGGAATAACTTATATTCTTGGATAA
- a CDS encoding glutamine synthetase family protein: MDKLEFNKFEELVRIGEIDTVIVAAVDMQGKLFGKRIPAGYFIEEAKNGIHTCSINMIWDVELDIGDNFEFSNWDTGFQDMKAVPDLSTMRLCPWCDKTVLVLADLHNAEGDTILEIAPRNILKKQLEKAKQMGYQSFAASEIEFYIFRETPDSIREKSFANLKPLFGYPDDYSIYRLTVDDWFLSQLVRNLEAAAIPVEALKGEWGMGQIELNLRYSEALEMADRTAIYKNGIKEMAVLNELMATFMARPHTNDSGSSCHTHFSFWDKDGKQNLFWDPEDEYQLSTVGRHFLGGIMALAPEFMIFYAPYINSYKRLKDTAGAPNTLTWGFDNRTVSIRCAGKEGGRRIENRIPGADANLYLVLAAMLASGLYGIEEKIDIPNPYLNNAYADPNVKKLPSNLVEAVSLLEKSELAPKLMGEAVINHYLTAAKNEINRFFSSVTDWERKKYFEFI, encoded by the coding sequence ATGGATAAATTGGAATTTAATAAGTTTGAAGAACTTGTGAGAATAGGGGAAATAGATACAGTAATAGTCGCTGCTGTGGATATGCAGGGTAAACTTTTTGGCAAAAGAATTCCCGCTGGTTATTTTATCGAAGAGGCCAAAAATGGAATTCACACCTGCTCAATAAACATGATTTGGGATGTGGAATTAGACATTGGTGATAATTTCGAATTTTCCAACTGGGACACCGGCTTTCAAGACATGAAAGCTGTGCCTGATTTATCTACGATGCGGCTGTGCCCATGGTGTGATAAGACGGTTTTGGTTTTGGCTGATCTTCATAATGCTGAGGGCGATACCATATTGGAAATTGCACCACGTAATATACTAAAAAAACAGCTAGAAAAAGCGAAGCAAATGGGTTACCAGAGCTTTGCGGCCTCAGAAATTGAATTTTACATTTTCCGTGAAACTCCTGATTCCATCAGAGAAAAGAGTTTTGCTAACTTAAAGCCTTTGTTTGGTTACCCAGACGACTACTCTATTTACCGCCTGACTGTTGACGATTGGTTTCTCAGTCAACTGGTTCGTAATTTAGAGGCAGCAGCCATACCCGTCGAAGCACTCAAAGGGGAATGGGGTATGGGACAAATAGAGTTAAACCTCAGGTATTCCGAAGCTTTGGAAATGGCGGATAGAACGGCAATTTATAAAAATGGCATTAAAGAAATGGCTGTCTTAAATGAGTTAATGGCAACCTTTATGGCTCGTCCTCATACCAATGATTCGGGGAGCAGTTGTCATACTCACTTTAGCTTCTGGGATAAAGACGGTAAACAAAACTTATTCTGGGATCCGGAGGATGAATACCAACTTTCAACGGTTGGACGTCATTTTTTAGGGGGCATAATGGCTTTGGCCCCGGAGTTTATGATATTTTATGCACCTTACATCAATTCCTATAAAAGACTAAAAGACACCGCGGGGGCTCCAAACACACTTACATGGGGATTTGATAATCGCACTGTATCAATTCGATGTGCCGGTAAAGAAGGTGGACGGCGAATAGAGAATAGAATTCCAGGAGCAGATGCAAATTTATACTTAGTTTTAGCTGCGATGCTTGCCTCGGGATTGTATGGAATTGAAGAAAAAATTGATATCCCAAACCCATATTTGAATAATGCTTACGCAGATCCTAACGTGAAGAAATTACCCTCTAACTTGGTTGAGGCAGTAAGCCTACTGGAAAAAAGCGAACTAGCGCCAAAACTAATGGGTGAAGCGGTTATTAATCATTATCTCACCGCAGCTAAGAATGAAATAAACCGGTTTTTCTCATCTGTTACAGACTGGGAGAGAAAGAAGTATTTCGAGTTTATCTAG
- a CDS encoding aldehyde ferredoxin oxidoreductase family protein, with amino-acid sequence MDLCSKILKIDLSTKEVTIETKDEEFMRMYLGGGALGVYYLLTEMPPGADALGTENRLVFSASVVAGAPISGLSRYTVTARSPLTGLIGDSQAGGDFAVELRSTGYVAVVIKGKSENPVYIIITDEGVEIRDASNLWGLEPAQCQKNIKEQLNDDKVVVAQIGVGGEKLVRFACIVSELTHFNGRTGMGAVMGSKNLKAVVVRGRNRPSFDNSEAINAIAKMGVQKSKVNDGVQFLRKLGTAGAVAIQNSTGGLPSKNFSNCQLEGAERISGEELFKSFPVKSESCYRCAIACKKKWQNQNEHEINLEYGAPEYESLASLGAYTGVIDPLAVIKANELCSKFTLDTISTGAIVAMAMECYEKGILTNKQTNGLSLKFGDSDALIEIINMIAKRQGIGDELAEGTQRAAALWGKGAEDCVIAVKGLDLPAHMPRIKKSLSLAYAINPFGADHMSSEHDGIYSVGSGESWDILASIGLYGRTPIEKLNSDKTRFYLFTQRFYSLLDTLNLCAFCFAPGWLYAPAELVEVVKAVTGWNVTLHELMLAGERRINMQRVFNSIHGASPADDTLPKRLFMPLESGPSEGYSVDEDEFNQAKDLYYSMAGWDKSTGWPTHSKLTELSLDWLISG; translated from the coding sequence ATGGATTTATGCAGCAAAATCTTAAAAATTGACCTTAGCACAAAAGAAGTTACAATCGAAACTAAAGACGAAGAATTTATGCGTATGTATCTTGGCGGAGGGGCTTTAGGTGTTTATTATTTATTAACTGAAATGCCCCCTGGAGCAGACGCCTTAGGCACTGAAAATAGGTTGGTATTTTCGGCAAGTGTAGTTGCTGGAGCCCCGATATCGGGGCTCAGCCGCTATACGGTAACAGCCCGTTCTCCGCTAACTGGATTAATTGGAGACTCCCAAGCAGGGGGAGACTTTGCGGTTGAACTACGGTCAACCGGTTATGTTGCAGTTGTTATAAAAGGTAAATCTGAAAACCCCGTATATATTATAATAACTGATGAAGGTGTAGAAATACGGGATGCGTCAAACTTATGGGGGCTAGAGCCCGCCCAATGTCAAAAAAACATTAAAGAACAATTAAATGATGATAAAGTAGTGGTTGCTCAAATAGGTGTTGGTGGTGAAAAACTTGTTCGTTTTGCCTGCATTGTAAGTGAACTCACTCATTTCAATGGGCGTACCGGAATGGGTGCAGTAATGGGATCGAAGAACCTTAAAGCGGTAGTAGTTCGCGGCAGAAACCGCCCTTCGTTTGATAATTCAGAAGCAATCAACGCTATAGCTAAGATGGGTGTGCAGAAATCCAAAGTTAATGATGGAGTCCAATTTTTAAGAAAATTGGGAACAGCTGGGGCTGTGGCAATACAAAACAGTACCGGGGGTTTACCAAGTAAGAATTTTTCCAATTGTCAGCTAGAAGGTGCTGAGAGAATTTCCGGTGAAGAACTTTTCAAGTCCTTTCCGGTAAAAAGTGAAAGTTGTTATCGATGCGCCATTGCCTGCAAAAAGAAGTGGCAAAACCAAAATGAGCATGAAATTAACCTTGAATACGGAGCGCCGGAATATGAAAGTTTAGCTTCTTTAGGGGCCTACACAGGAGTTATTGACCCACTTGCTGTCATTAAGGCTAATGAACTTTGTTCAAAATTCACTTTGGACACCATATCCACCGGGGCCATAGTAGCCATGGCTATGGAATGTTATGAAAAAGGGATATTAACAAACAAACAAACTAATGGGCTTTCTCTTAAATTCGGAGATAGTGATGCATTGATTGAAATTATCAATATGATTGCAAAACGCCAGGGGATAGGGGATGAATTGGCGGAAGGTACACAAAGGGCGGCGGCTTTGTGGGGGAAAGGTGCTGAAGACTGTGTGATTGCAGTTAAAGGACTTGATTTGCCAGCACATATGCCAAGGATTAAAAAGTCATTATCTTTAGCATATGCGATTAATCCCTTTGGAGCGGATCATATGTCCAGTGAACATGATGGTATTTATTCAGTAGGTTCTGGCGAAAGTTGGGATATTTTAGCAAGCATAGGACTTTATGGGAGAACTCCTATTGAAAAACTAAACTCTGATAAGACCCGGTTCTATTTGTTTACTCAAAGATTTTATAGTTTATTAGATACTCTTAATCTTTGTGCTTTTTGTTTTGCTCCGGGGTGGTTATATGCGCCGGCAGAGTTAGTTGAAGTTGTTAAGGCTGTTACCGGTTGGAACGTTACCCTGCATGAACTGATGTTAGCTGGGGAAAGGCGTATTAATATGCAGCGCGTCTTTAACTCGATACATGGTGCTTCTCCGGCAGACGATACATTACCCAAAAGATTATTTATGCCTTTAGAATCAGGCCCTAGCGAAGGATATTCAGTGGATGAAGATGAGTTCAATCAGGCTAAGGATCTTTATTATTCTATGGCTGGTTGGGATAAGAGCACCGGTTGGCCTACGCATTCAAAGTTAACTGAACTGTCGTTAGATTGGTTAATATCTGGTTAA
- a CDS encoding gamma-glutamyl-gamma-aminobutyrate hydrolase family protein, giving the protein MKPIIGISCGIQNIKYYQNCQEKDTCWILPTHYVKAVISAGGIPIILPYVREKEEIIYAINGLIISGGGDISPEVYCKERHLKTYDCNIERDTFEIDLVKLAIEYNIPTLAICRGMQILNVTLGGTLNQHIPEQMPSTVCHWQKDSEQSGTHQIDILSDKLAKAMHVNPGESVKVNSFHHQSVARIGSNLTVAAKSKDGIIEGLENEHHDWMLGVQWHPELIGNGNTTQKHLFETLIEQASQQK; this is encoded by the coding sequence ATGAAACCAATTATAGGCATTTCATGTGGCATACAAAATATCAAATATTATCAAAATTGCCAAGAAAAAGATACCTGCTGGATATTACCAACTCATTATGTTAAAGCGGTAATCAGTGCAGGAGGCATCCCAATAATTTTACCTTATGTCCGCGAGAAAGAGGAAATTATTTATGCAATTAATGGCTTAATCATCAGTGGTGGAGGCGACATTTCCCCAGAAGTTTATTGTAAAGAAAGGCACCTTAAAACTTACGATTGCAACATAGAACGAGATACTTTTGAAATTGATTTGGTCAAATTGGCCATTGAATATAATATTCCTACTTTGGCAATCTGTAGAGGTATGCAAATTTTAAATGTTACATTGGGTGGAACTTTAAATCAGCATATTCCTGAACAGATGCCATCTACCGTTTGTCATTGGCAGAAAGACTCTGAGCAATCGGGAACACATCAAATAGATATTTTATCAGACAAACTAGCAAAAGCTATGCATGTTAATCCAGGTGAAAGTGTAAAGGTGAATTCTTTTCATCATCAGTCAGTTGCCCGAATTGGTAGTAATTTGACCGTTGCCGCAAAATCAAAAGATGGTATTATTGAAGGCTTAGAAAATGAGCATCATGATTGGATGTTGGGAGTACAATGGCATCCAGAGTTGATAGGAAACGGTAATACTACTCAGAAACACTTATTTGAAACACTTATTGAACAAGCTAGTCAACAAAAATAG
- the menC gene encoding o-succinylbenzoate synthase, protein MYISDISIYILQLPLTNPFQTGFGRVDSKRTVLIKMRTNSGLIGFGEAAAFEAPLYNHETIDTCVYIIEKILAPVLLDNKICEIEDLNKLFRKFKGHNIAKCSLEMALWDIKSQEANLSLAQKLGGIKDKIGVGESIGLKTSIKATLEEVDERLDSGFQRIKLKITPGWDIQIVDAVRNHFGNIPLMVDANSSYSLKEFPVLKQLDEYDLMMIEQPLNSDDLWDHAKIQRKLNTPICLDESIKSIEHARKAIEMGSCKVINIKPSRVGGILEAKIIHDLCQENDVPVWCGGMLETGIGRAFCIALSSLPNFRLPGDISPSNFFYEADVLADSYQVDSEGFIKVSTNKGLGYEIETDMIERYKVSQIDLTTKL, encoded by the coding sequence ATGTATATTTCGGATATTAGTATTTATATTCTGCAGTTACCCCTGACAAATCCGTTTCAAACAGGGTTTGGTAGAGTGGACAGTAAAAGAACCGTATTAATTAAGATGAGGACTAATAGCGGGCTTATTGGTTTCGGTGAAGCAGCTGCCTTTGAAGCCCCGCTTTATAATCATGAGACTATAGACACTTGCGTTTATATTATTGAAAAAATACTGGCTCCAGTACTTTTGGATAATAAAATTTGCGAAATAGAAGATTTAAACAAGTTGTTTAGAAAATTCAAAGGACATAATATAGCGAAATGCAGTTTGGAAATGGCCCTGTGGGATATAAAATCTCAAGAGGCTAATCTATCTTTAGCCCAGAAACTAGGGGGTATAAAAGACAAAATAGGTGTGGGAGAAAGCATCGGGCTAAAGACTTCAATTAAAGCTACATTAGAGGAAGTAGATGAACGATTAGACAGTGGTTTTCAAAGAATAAAATTAAAAATAACACCAGGTTGGGATATTCAAATTGTTGATGCAGTTAGGAATCATTTTGGGAATATACCGTTAATGGTAGACGCTAACTCCTCGTATTCTTTAAAAGAATTTCCAGTGTTAAAACAGTTAGATGAATATGATTTAATGATGATTGAACAGCCTTTAAATAGTGATGATCTTTGGGATCATGCCAAAATTCAAAGAAAGTTGAATACGCCTATTTGTCTGGATGAAAGTATAAAAAGCATAGAACATGCCCGTAAAGCAATTGAAATGGGAAGTTGCAAAGTAATTAATATAAAGCCTAGCAGGGTAGGTGGTATTCTAGAAGCGAAAATAATTCATGACTTGTGTCAAGAAAATGACGTGCCGGTCTGGTGTGGTGGAATGCTTGAGACGGGTATTGGTCGTGCTTTTTGTATCGCCCTGTCGTCATTACCCAACTTTAGGCTTCCGGGCGATATATCTCCCAGTAATTTTTTTTATGAGGCTGATGTATTAGCAGACTCTTATCAAGTAGATAGTGAGGGGTTTATAAAAGTTAGCACCAATAAAGGTTTGGGATATGAAATAGAAACTGATATGATTGAAAGGTATAAGGTTAGTCAAATAGATCTTACTACAAAGCTATAG
- a CDS encoding alpha/beta hydrolase, with translation MNKLQKYVNNSQCGFVSSTGYFYDLLRALKGLHTYQNMSQIRQELPIYIFSGDKDPVGNFGKGIKNLVSSYHQHGLQDVTYKLYPEGRHEMLNETNKDEVIEDTLAWLRKHCE, from the coding sequence ATGAACAAGCTACAAAAGTATGTAAACAACTCACAATGTGGATTTGTGTCGTCAACAGGATATTTCTATGATTTATTGCGGGCCCTTAAAGGCTTACATACCTATCAAAACATGTCACAAATAAGACAAGAACTCCCTATATATATTTTTTCTGGAGACAAAGACCCTGTTGGGAACTTCGGAAAAGGAATCAAAAACCTGGTCTCTTCATATCATCAACACGGGCTGCAGGATGTTACCTACAAGCTATATCCCGAGGGAAGACACGAAATGCTGAACGAAACCAACAAAGACGAGGTAATTGAAGACACCTTAGCCTGGTTAAGAAAACATTGCGAATAA
- a CDS encoding flavodoxin family protein has protein sequence MILGISASGRKEGITSKAVKAILETTGLETEYISLAGKKINGCIGCTGCAADNQCRVKDDWIEIGEKMLKADAIVFGAPNYYGTINALGHACLERTFCFRHREAFNLAGKLGIAVSTSYGREKEDPVHLIIKNFMIANMMPVIDTVSAQGYSQCYTCGYGHDCGVGSVVKKHGFIEKIEEKHYPPCFKEQEDAVLQTYKSGKLLGSILQNRDKV, from the coding sequence ATGATACTAGGGATAAGTGCAAGCGGTAGAAAAGAGGGAATTACCAGTAAGGCAGTAAAAGCTATCTTAGAAACTACCGGTTTAGAAACCGAATATATATCCTTGGCCGGCAAAAAAATTAATGGCTGCATCGGTTGTACAGGGTGTGCTGCCGATAATCAGTGTCGGGTCAAAGATGATTGGATTGAAATAGGGGAAAAAATGTTAAAGGCGGACGCAATTGTTTTTGGGGCACCCAATTATTACGGAACAATTAATGCACTTGGCCATGCGTGTTTGGAGCGAACATTTTGCTTCCGTCATCGAGAAGCATTTAATTTAGCGGGTAAATTGGGTATTGCGGTTAGTACAAGCTACGGCAGAGAGAAAGAAGACCCAGTGCATTTAATTATTAAGAACTTCATGATAGCTAATATGATGCCAGTAATTGATACTGTCTCTGCCCAGGGGTATTCACAATGTTACACGTGTGGATATGGTCATGATTGTGGGGTAGGAAGTGTTGTTAAAAAACATGGATTCATAGAAAAAATTGAAGAAAAACATTACCCTCCTTGTTTTAAAGAACAGGAAGACGCAGTATTACAAACATACAAAAGTGGTAAACTGTTAGGTTCCATATTACAGAACAGGGATAAAGTATAG
- a CDS encoding phosphoribosyltransferase: MIIYQDRTDAGEKLAQELKAYHGKDTVVVAIPRGGIMVAAPIVKKLGAALDLIIPRKVGTANDPEVAAGAITPDGTIIYNEQLLFRRQITTADLKPIIGKEMAELKRRDQVYRKDLRSKELAGKTVIVVDDGMATGLTVLASLQAVKNKRPARLILAVPVATKEAVELVSTTVDHVICLATPEPFFAVGQFYYNFGQTTDEEVTSIIRKLDK, encoded by the coding sequence ATGATAATATATCAGGATCGAACAGACGCAGGTGAAAAGTTGGCTCAAGAATTGAAAGCTTACCATGGAAAAGACACCGTAGTTGTGGCTATTCCTCGGGGAGGAATTATGGTTGCGGCGCCTATTGTTAAAAAACTGGGTGCAGCGTTGGATTTAATAATTCCCAGAAAGGTGGGAACAGCAAACGATCCGGAAGTGGCAGCTGGCGCTATTACTCCCGACGGAACAATAATTTACAACGAACAGCTGCTTTTCAGAAGACAGATAACAACCGCGGACCTCAAACCAATCATTGGTAAAGAAATGGCCGAACTAAAGCGTCGTGACCAAGTCTACCGTAAGGATTTGCGCAGTAAGGAACTCGCCGGCAAGACTGTAATTGTGGTGGACGACGGGATGGCTACAGGTTTGACGGTGCTGGCATCCCTGCAGGCAGTAAAAAATAAGAGGCCGGCCCGCCTTATACTTGCCGTGCCGGTTGCCACCAAGGAAGCGGTTGAATTGGTCAGCACGACAGTGGACCATGTGATATGCCTGGCAACGCCGGAGCCTTTCTTTGCCGTGGGGCAGTTTTATTATAACTTTGGACAGACCACCGACGAAGAGGTTACCAGTATTATAAGGAAATTGGACAAGTAA